A stretch of Janibacter endophyticus DNA encodes these proteins:
- a CDS encoding ABC transporter substrate-binding protein — protein MRIRLSALTICSVAGLALVACGTPDSASEGSGPDSDQPIKIAIIPPSSGALAQFGSDAADAWQFAADEVNEAGGIDGRKVELIKMDTDATPATTLRAVREAVNQKDAKFIGGVMTSTEHGALNAQLEGLGVLSFNSLGKDDALTGKDCNANAFRVVQSTSMDMRAVGESVSKLPADSWDIQAVDYATGHNSAEMFKKSADEAGNKVNVEQFAPLNTTEFGTYISKLRNSDSKGLFAVEYGADGVAFVNQMSQFKLGEKYDVVLGFNMVSEPLFEALGSKVDGFYNNLGYDQKADNELNKKFVEDFAAKHDGKKPYYVIADTYLAAQTLFEGIKKAGTDDPEKVKEALNDLSFDSIVGEVTMRGADHQLIRPSYLGQIVKDDEGVGGLGWEIIHEASGEDVAGEPDPACKL, from the coding sequence ATGCGCATCCGACTCTCTGCCCTGACTATTTGCTCCGTCGCGGGGCTCGCCCTCGTCGCCTGCGGGACGCCCGACAGCGCCAGCGAGGGCTCCGGGCCCGACAGCGACCAGCCCATCAAGATCGCGATCATCCCCCCGAGCAGCGGAGCCCTCGCTCAGTTCGGCAGTGACGCCGCCGACGCGTGGCAGTTTGCCGCCGACGAGGTCAACGAGGCGGGCGGCATCGACGGCCGCAAGGTCGAGCTCATCAAGATGGACACCGACGCCACGCCCGCCACCACGCTCCGGGCCGTCCGTGAGGCCGTCAACCAGAAGGACGCGAAGTTCATCGGGGGAGTCATGACCTCCACCGAGCACGGAGCCCTCAACGCTCAGCTTGAGGGTCTCGGGGTCCTGTCCTTCAACAGCCTCGGCAAGGACGACGCGTTGACCGGCAAGGACTGCAACGCCAATGCATTCCGTGTCGTCCAGTCCACGAGCATGGACATGCGCGCCGTCGGCGAGAGCGTGTCCAAGCTGCCGGCCGACTCCTGGGACATCCAGGCCGTCGACTACGCCACAGGCCACAACTCGGCGGAGATGTTCAAGAAGTCTGCGGACGAGGCCGGCAACAAGGTCAACGTCGAGCAGTTCGCCCCTCTCAACACCACCGAGTTCGGCACCTACATCTCCAAGTTGCGCAACTCCGACAGCAAGGGTCTCTTCGCGGTCGAGTACGGCGCCGACGGTGTCGCCTTCGTCAACCAGATGAGTCAGTTCAAGCTGGGCGAGAAGTACGACGTGGTTCTCGGCTTCAACATGGTCTCGGAGCCGCTCTTCGAGGCTCTGGGGAGCAAGGTCGACGGCTTCTACAACAACCTCGGCTACGACCAGAAGGCCGACAACGAGCTCAACAAGAAGTTCGTCGAGGACTTCGCCGCGAAGCACGACGGCAAGAAGCCGTACTACGTCATCGCAGACACCTACCTGGCCGCGCAGACCCTCTTCGAGGGCATCAAGAAGGCAGGCACCGACGACCCGGAGAAGGTCAAGGAGGCGCTCAACGACCTCTCATTCGACAGCATCGTCGGTGAGGTCACGATGCGGGGCGCCGACCACCAGCTCATCCGCCCGTCGTACCTGGGGCAGATCGTCAAGGACGATGAGGGCGTCGGCGGCCTGGGCTGGGAGATCATCCACGAAGCGTCCGGCGAGGACGTCGCCGGCGAGCCCGACCCGGCCTGCAAGCTCTGA
- a CDS encoding branched-chain amino acid ABC transporter permease, which translates to MDLTQLLNGIAFGSLLMILSSGLAMIFGLRGVTNFAHGALYMAGAYIAFSVAKATSFWFALVVAPIGLAIIGAVLELVFFRRLQHRNHIEVGLITFGLAMIFERAVVLIWGEETHSVAPPALLEGTTNVFGTGYPTYRLAVIAVAIALALALGWWLNRTTSGLHVRAASHDVETSGILGINVDRVSLMVVCLGAGLAGLAGTLAAPYVSVYPAMGTTILIVVLIVVVVGGQGSIGGAMIAGMGLGVVQTVGSIWAPSLSVLVPYAALVVVLLWRPQGIAGKRV; encoded by the coding sequence GTGGACCTGACTCAACTGCTTAACGGCATCGCCTTCGGCTCGCTGCTGATGATCCTCAGCTCGGGACTCGCGATGATTTTCGGACTACGCGGGGTGACGAACTTTGCCCACGGCGCGCTCTACATGGCAGGCGCCTACATCGCCTTCTCGGTTGCGAAGGCAACGTCCTTCTGGTTCGCCCTCGTCGTCGCGCCGATCGGGCTCGCCATCATCGGAGCGGTGCTCGAGCTGGTCTTCTTCCGGCGTCTGCAGCACCGCAACCACATCGAGGTCGGCCTGATCACCTTCGGGCTGGCCATGATCTTCGAGCGTGCGGTGGTGCTCATCTGGGGGGAGGAGACGCACTCAGTGGCCCCCCCCGCGCTGCTCGAGGGCACCACCAATGTTTTCGGCACGGGCTACCCGACGTACCGACTGGCCGTGATCGCGGTAGCGATCGCCCTCGCACTCGCCCTCGGGTGGTGGCTCAACCGCACGACGTCCGGCCTGCACGTCAGGGCCGCGAGCCATGACGTCGAGACCTCCGGCATCCTAGGTATCAACGTCGACCGAGTCTCGCTGATGGTCGTCTGCCTCGGTGCCGGGCTAGCGGGTCTGGCGGGCACGCTTGCGGCCCCCTACGTGTCCGTGTACCCAGCGATGGGCACCACCATCCTCATCGTCGTCCTCATCGTCGTCGTTGTCGGCGGCCAGGGGTCGATCGGTGGCGCGATGATCGCCGGCATGGGTCTGGGCGTGGTCCAGACCGTCGGCTCGATCTGGGCGCCGAGCCTATCCGTCCTAGTGCCCTACGCGGCGCTCGTCGTCGTCTTGCTGTGGCGGCCTCAGGGCATCGCCGGAAAGCGGGTGTGA
- a CDS encoding phosphotransferase family protein, with translation MTVGQVTSRPIGDGHSNLTFLVTDTEGKQVVVRRPPPPPTPPGAHDMLREARLLDALHDTDVPVARVLAKVPEGEVLDVGFYVMTYVPGPVATTETPTALADPATRRQLGEALVDTLAALHQVDWRAAGLGDIGKPEGFNARHVRRMGALIVDDDGNPPPEFAAIDAWLKENVPGESGDAIIHNDFRLGNVILDEKRPGRVRAVLDWELATVGDPLCDLAYFLTSIPEEDGGRTPTEALGLAMLEDGWPTRDDLAKRYAEHTGADLSDLQWYEAMALWKLAVLYEYGRRRAVNGGGDDYYADGTHVEEFLTAAHRAAGL, from the coding sequence GTGACCGTCGGCCAGGTCACGTCACGGCCGATCGGCGACGGGCACAGCAACCTCACGTTCTTGGTCACGGATACAGAAGGGAAGCAGGTCGTCGTACGTCGACCTCCGCCCCCTCCCACACCACCAGGTGCGCACGACATGCTCCGTGAGGCGCGGCTCCTCGATGCTCTGCACGACACCGATGTCCCGGTAGCAAGAGTTCTCGCCAAGGTGCCCGAGGGAGAGGTGCTGGACGTCGGGTTTTACGTCATGACCTACGTACCTGGACCGGTCGCCACTACGGAGACGCCGACTGCCCTAGCCGACCCGGCGACTCGTCGTCAGCTCGGCGAAGCACTCGTGGACACCCTGGCTGCTCTCCATCAGGTCGACTGGCGAGCAGCTGGGCTGGGCGACATCGGCAAGCCCGAAGGGTTCAACGCGCGCCACGTGCGGCGGATGGGAGCCCTCATCGTCGACGACGACGGCAACCCCCCGCCAGAGTTTGCCGCCATCGATGCATGGCTCAAGGAGAACGTGCCGGGCGAGTCGGGCGACGCGATCATCCACAACGACTTCCGGCTCGGCAACGTCATCCTCGACGAGAAGCGGCCCGGTCGGGTTCGCGCGGTCCTGGACTGGGAGCTGGCCACTGTCGGCGACCCACTCTGCGATCTTGCGTACTTCCTCACCTCGATCCCCGAGGAGGACGGAGGAAGGACGCCGACCGAGGCGCTCGGACTTGCGATGCTCGAGGACGGCTGGCCCACCCGTGACGACCTTGCGAAGCGCTATGCGGAGCACACAGGTGCCGACCTCAGTGACCTGCAGTGGTACGAGGCGATGGCCCTGTGGAAGTTGGCCGTCCTGTACGAGTACGGTCGGCGGCGCGCCGTCAATGGCGGCGGGGACGACTACTACGCCGACGGCACCCATGTTGAGGAGTTCCTAACAGCTGCCCACAGAGCCGCTGGGCTCTGA
- a CDS encoding enoyl-CoA hydratase/isomerase family protein produces MTELNLETIRIDRPVDGVAVVTLDRPDKLNAQNNTMFREIEEIAWALNDEDDLRVVILTGAGRAFCAGFDLDDAKNLPSLGALGMLSQQELAARALLAFRSMRVPVIAAVNGPAAGGGFSLALAADIRIASPSAKFNAAFVRIGLTAGDLGVSWLLPRLVGPAVANEIAFTGALVDAEEAERIGLVNKVVGADALMDECLAMAALICANSPGGVQLSKRALMANQEVASYAAAIELENRGQALLTRSPDMPESLAAFLEKRAPKFTGA; encoded by the coding sequence ATGACCGAGCTCAACCTAGAGACGATCCGCATCGACCGACCGGTCGACGGGGTCGCCGTCGTCACCCTTGACCGGCCCGACAAGCTCAATGCTCAGAACAACACGATGTTCCGCGAGATCGAGGAGATTGCCTGGGCTCTGAACGACGAGGACGACCTGCGCGTCGTCATCCTCACCGGCGCTGGCCGAGCGTTCTGTGCGGGCTTCGATCTCGATGACGCCAAGAACCTCCCTTCGCTCGGCGCGCTCGGGATGCTCAGCCAGCAGGAGCTCGCTGCGCGCGCTCTGCTTGCGTTCAGAAGCATGCGGGTTCCGGTGATCGCCGCTGTGAACGGGCCAGCCGCCGGAGGTGGCTTCTCACTGGCTCTGGCCGCGGACATCCGGATCGCGTCTCCCTCGGCGAAGTTCAACGCAGCGTTTGTGAGGATCGGCCTCACTGCGGGCGACCTGGGTGTCTCGTGGTTGCTGCCGCGTCTCGTGGGTCCGGCCGTGGCCAACGAGATCGCTTTCACCGGCGCCCTTGTCGACGCGGAAGAGGCCGAGCGGATCGGCCTGGTCAACAAGGTCGTCGGCGCTGACGCTCTCATGGACGAGTGCCTGGCGATGGCCGCTCTCATCTGCGCCAACAGCCCTGGCGGAGTCCAGCTGTCCAAGAGGGCGCTCATGGCGAACCAAGAGGTTGCCTCGTACGCCGCAGCCATCGAGCTGGAGAACCGAGGCCAGGCGCTGCTCACCCGCAGCCCGGACATGCCCGAGTCGCTCGCCGCCTTCCTTGAGAAGCGCGCCCCGAAGTTCACAGGAGCCTGA
- a CDS encoding CaiB/BaiF CoA transferase family protein has protein sequence MRTDDVHRTGPLVGLRVIEIGGLGPGPFAAMLLSDLGADVVRVDRTTGHGLVGPNADNRAELLNRGRRSIAVDLKNPDGAEVVLDLVERADVIFEGFRPGVAERLGIGPEACIERNPGIIYGRMTGYGQDGPMAQEVGHDINYVALSGVLSLIGRRGGAPVVPLSLVGDFGGGGLFLVMGILAALWERQQSGKGQVVDVAMTEGAAVLATAFYGFAQSGTWNLERGTNVVDTGAPFYDAYECADGRYISVGAMEPHFYADLIDLLALPSDLPDQNDQAQWPRMKEIFADAVRQRTRDEWVDLAEGRTPCLSPVLALDEVPSHPQHVARGAFVTVDGLAQPAPVPKFSRTAATVDMPPPLPGAHTIPSLHDWGIDPGRVEGWLATGAIADRSEENLTQSEPTSKDGATS, from the coding sequence GTGAGGACCGACGACGTCCACCGGACCGGTCCGCTCGTCGGCCTGCGGGTGATCGAGATCGGAGGACTTGGGCCAGGGCCCTTCGCAGCGATGCTGCTGTCGGACCTCGGCGCCGACGTCGTGCGCGTCGATCGCACCACGGGACACGGTCTCGTGGGACCGAACGCGGACAATCGCGCCGAGCTGCTCAACCGTGGTCGCCGCTCGATCGCAGTGGACCTCAAGAATCCCGATGGCGCGGAGGTCGTACTTGACCTCGTTGAGCGCGCCGACGTGATCTTCGAAGGGTTCCGGCCGGGTGTTGCAGAACGCCTCGGCATCGGGCCTGAGGCTTGCATCGAACGCAACCCGGGCATCATCTACGGCCGGATGACCGGCTACGGTCAGGACGGCCCGATGGCACAGGAGGTGGGGCACGACATCAACTACGTCGCGCTCTCGGGCGTGCTCTCACTCATCGGACGGCGGGGAGGAGCCCCGGTCGTCCCCCTGAGCCTCGTCGGGGACTTCGGCGGGGGTGGACTCTTCCTCGTCATGGGCATCCTCGCGGCGCTCTGGGAACGACAACAGTCTGGGAAGGGCCAGGTCGTGGACGTGGCGATGACCGAGGGTGCAGCAGTCCTGGCGACCGCGTTCTACGGCTTCGCCCAGAGCGGGACATGGAACCTTGAACGCGGTACCAACGTCGTCGACACGGGTGCCCCCTTCTACGACGCGTACGAGTGCGCAGACGGGAGGTACATCTCCGTCGGGGCGATGGAGCCGCACTTCTATGCCGACCTCATCGATCTGCTCGCCCTGCCCAGCGACCTGCCCGACCAGAACGACCAGGCGCAGTGGCCTCGGATGAAGGAGATCTTTGCCGACGCAGTCCGGCAGCGAACCCGCGACGAGTGGGTCGACCTCGCGGAGGGCCGTACCCCGTGCCTGAGCCCTGTCCTGGCCCTCGACGAGGTCCCCAGCCATCCGCAGCACGTGGCCCGGGGCGCCTTCGTCACCGTCGACGGGCTTGCCCAGCCCGCGCCGGTCCCGAAGTTCAGTCGGACCGCTGCCACCGTTGACATGCCACCACCACTGCCCGGTGCGCACACCATCCCTTCGCTGCACGACTGGGGCATCGACCCTGGACGTGTGGAGGGCTGGCTCGCCACCGGAGCGATCGCAGACCGCAGCGAAGAGAACCTGACTCAGTCCGAGCCCACCTCGAAGGATGGAGCCACATCATGA
- a CDS encoding SDR family oxidoreductase — protein sequence MTTSPFTQQSLEGKRILITGGGTGLGRGVAAHLAAHGAQVHLWGRRPAVLEEAATEAADGRDGAVHFQTVDVRQYDLVDAAIQEIWDEYGPLTGVINNAAANFIAPTESLSARAYEAVSSTVMDGSFNTTHAAGKRWIEQGLKGSVLSTLTTWVWTGSAFVVPSAMGKAAVHAMTMSLAAEWGRHGIRINAVAPGPIPTDYAWDMLNPTDKSSSGATQAEAVPMQRMGTIEELANLTIFLMSDACDYLTGQTIAMDGGQMLAGPGTFASLTSMSPEDWAEARAKSQAASEAAKAQRGV from the coding sequence ATGACGACGAGCCCGTTCACCCAGCAGTCGCTCGAAGGCAAGCGCATCCTCATCACCGGGGGTGGAACCGGGCTTGGGCGCGGCGTCGCCGCCCATCTGGCCGCTCACGGGGCCCAGGTCCATCTCTGGGGTCGGCGCCCGGCAGTCCTCGAGGAGGCCGCGACCGAGGCCGCCGACGGGCGCGATGGGGCGGTGCACTTCCAGACCGTCGATGTCCGACAGTACGACCTCGTCGACGCCGCGATCCAGGAGATCTGGGACGAGTACGGCCCCCTCACGGGAGTCATCAACAACGCTGCTGCGAACTTCATCGCTCCCACCGAGTCGCTGAGCGCCCGCGCGTACGAAGCTGTCTCATCCACAGTCATGGACGGGTCCTTCAACACCACACACGCTGCGGGCAAGCGCTGGATCGAGCAGGGCCTCAAGGGGTCGGTGCTCTCGACCCTCACCACGTGGGTGTGGACCGGCTCCGCCTTCGTCGTGCCGTCCGCGATGGGCAAGGCGGCAGTGCATGCCATGACGATGTCCTTGGCGGCCGAGTGGGGTCGCCATGGCATCCGCATCAACGCAGTCGCCCCGGGTCCGATCCCGACCGACTATGCCTGGGACATGCTCAACCCGACCGACAAGTCCTCCTCGGGTGCGACCCAGGCAGAGGCTGTTCCGATGCAGCGTATGGGCACGATCGAGGAGCTCGCGAACCTCACGATCTTCCTCATGTCTGACGCGTGCGACTACCTCACCGGACAGACCATTGCCATGGACGGCGGGCAGATGCTCGCAGGTCCGGGCACCTTCGCCAGCCTGACCTCGATGTCCCCGGAAGACTGGGCTGAGGCTCGGGCGAAGAGCCAGGCCGCCAGCGAAGCGGCGAAGGCCCAGCGGGGCGTCTGA
- a CDS encoding enoyl-CoA hydratase/isomerase family protein produces MTESLTNYTDPGLETLTIDVLPGKIVVLTINRPDRMNSNTVRMFTEFGLAARALRDTDARALILRGAGDKVFCAGFDLDEINVITTMGVREFLKFQETATGGIQALRFLPFPVIAAIHGPATGGGLALALAADIRLGDPRTKFSAAFVKVGLSAGELGTSYNLTRLIGPARAAEICYTARMVDAEESLRIGLLNHVHPAESLMDEAVALAEQICRNSPGGVRLSKTAMQRNQENVSYAAALELENRGQALMTRTADMPEALAAFLEKRDPVFTGE; encoded by the coding sequence ATGACCGAGTCACTGACGAACTACACGGACCCCGGCCTCGAGACGCTGACGATCGACGTGCTGCCCGGCAAGATCGTGGTGCTGACGATCAACCGGCCTGACCGCATGAACTCCAACACGGTGCGGATGTTCACCGAGTTCGGCCTGGCTGCGAGGGCGCTGCGGGACACCGACGCTCGCGCCCTCATCTTGCGGGGTGCCGGCGACAAGGTGTTTTGTGCTGGCTTCGACCTCGACGAGATCAACGTCATCACGACAATGGGCGTTCGCGAGTTCCTCAAGTTTCAAGAGACCGCCACCGGGGGGATCCAGGCCCTTCGCTTCCTGCCGTTCCCGGTGATCGCCGCCATCCACGGACCGGCTACCGGTGGGGGATTGGCGCTCGCACTCGCGGCGGACATCCGGCTCGGTGATCCACGAACGAAGTTCAGTGCCGCCTTCGTCAAGGTGGGTCTCTCCGCCGGTGAGCTCGGGACCTCCTACAACCTCACCAGGCTTATCGGTCCTGCCCGTGCTGCTGAGATCTGCTACACGGCACGGATGGTCGATGCTGAGGAGTCGCTGAGGATCGGCCTCCTCAACCACGTGCACCCCGCTGAGTCGCTCATGGACGAGGCCGTCGCGCTTGCCGAGCAGATCTGCAGGAACAGTCCGGGCGGTGTCCGGCTCAGCAAGACCGCGATGCAGCGCAACCAGGAGAACGTGTCCTACGCGGCTGCCCTCGAGCTGGAGAACCGTGGCCAGGCGTTGATGACCCGCACCGCGGACATGCCCGAAGCCCTTGCAGCCTTCCTGGAGAAGCGCGACCCCGTCTTCACGGGGGAGTGA
- a CDS encoding branched-chain amino acid ABC transporter permease: protein MAVGLGLGVAILAAGLVVPYVVSSRYYMGLLLDGVILAILALSIGFLARHLGLISLGHTAFFGGAAYAVGIAITRWEMSPPVAFVVAVAIGTLIALIMGLLVVRATGMGFLMLTLALGQALYQFSTQRAAAPWTGAYDGLQITYASGASFLGLDRASLMNAALFWPVAWSALIACAVLMWLIGRSSFGTMLEGIRENEERMRFSGFDTFVPRLIAFVVSGFVASIGGALFALNASYVSPELLSFVKAGDALTAAIVGGLGILLGPILGAIVYIFAQARFNTSGNLHLYTGTALVLILMFLPGGIFGSIDKVIRKLLPRRRRESSGSEPDRTADGGPSETSREKGMTG from the coding sequence ATGGCTGTCGGCCTTGGGCTAGGGGTCGCCATCCTTGCTGCTGGCCTCGTGGTGCCCTATGTCGTTTCATCTCGCTACTACATGGGGCTGTTGCTCGACGGTGTGATCCTCGCGATCCTGGCCCTGTCGATCGGCTTCCTCGCGCGTCACCTCGGTCTGATCAGTCTCGGACACACGGCCTTCTTCGGTGGCGCTGCATATGCAGTTGGGATCGCGATCACTCGGTGGGAGATGAGCCCGCCCGTCGCGTTCGTGGTGGCTGTAGCCATCGGCACCCTCATCGCGTTGATCATGGGCCTCCTCGTCGTCCGTGCCACGGGCATGGGCTTCCTCATGCTCACGCTCGCCCTCGGCCAGGCGCTGTACCAGTTCTCCACACAGCGGGCTGCCGCGCCATGGACTGGCGCCTACGACGGTCTGCAGATCACCTACGCCTCTGGCGCGTCCTTCCTAGGCCTCGACCGTGCTTCGCTGATGAACGCGGCGCTCTTCTGGCCGGTCGCGTGGTCCGCTCTTATCGCGTGCGCCGTACTGATGTGGCTCATCGGCCGCTCCAGCTTCGGGACGATGCTCGAGGGGATCCGGGAGAACGAGGAGCGCATGCGCTTCTCTGGGTTCGACACCTTCGTCCCGCGGCTCATCGCCTTCGTCGTCAGCGGGTTCGTCGCCTCGATCGGTGGTGCGCTCTTCGCGCTCAACGCCAGCTACGTCAGCCCCGAGCTGCTGAGCTTCGTCAAGGCTGGTGACGCCCTGACAGCGGCGATCGTCGGAGGGCTCGGCATCCTCCTCGGACCGATCCTGGGTGCCATCGTCTACATCTTTGCCCAGGCACGCTTCAACACCTCGGGGAACCTGCACCTCTACACCGGGACCGCCCTGGTCCTCATCCTCATGTTCCTGCCTGGGGGCATCTTCGGCAGCATCGACAAGGTCATCCGGAAGCTGCTGCCTCGTCGTCGCCGCGAGTCGTCGGGCTCGGAGCCCGATCGTACGGCCGACGGCGGACCGAGCGAGACCTCAAGGGAGAAGGGAATGACCGGATGA
- a CDS encoding acyl-CoA dehydrogenase family protein: MRFTPEQDEFRREIRRFADTHCKTMSQRDALTEGGTLANAPEMFRKLADLGWFAVSLPEEYGGGGAGMVEECIFLEETARGLVPIKAYSTGLTAVQTYLKYGTEDQKKKIVTNLAEGRIEAISLSEPGSGSDLASVRLKATKDGDDYILNGQKTWCSAAHVAEHMLVLARTSTGERKHQGLTLFMVPRDTPGIEMREIVTMEPRTVNDVFYSDARIPAANIVGQVDGAWRHLTRGLAVERLIIATMSTGAAVRALDDVLAYVKEREQFGRSIGSFQAVQHRLAELATEIAFCRAFVYEIADKIDHGLEESINAEAAMAKLKCTEVAKKAVLEAMQLMGGYGFAREYGMEEQVRFNLAPTIYGGANEVQKDIIAKSLGL, translated from the coding sequence GTGCGCTTCACGCCTGAGCAGGATGAGTTCCGTCGCGAGATTCGCCGATTCGCGGACACTCACTGCAAGACCATGTCCCAGCGGGACGCCCTGACCGAGGGTGGCACCCTGGCCAATGCCCCGGAGATGTTCCGCAAGCTCGCCGACCTCGGCTGGTTTGCCGTGTCGCTCCCGGAGGAGTACGGCGGCGGCGGGGCTGGGATGGTCGAGGAGTGCATCTTCCTCGAGGAGACCGCCCGCGGTCTCGTGCCGATCAAGGCATACTCGACCGGCCTCACCGCCGTCCAGACCTACCTCAAGTACGGCACGGAGGACCAGAAGAAGAAGATCGTCACCAACCTGGCCGAAGGCCGGATCGAGGCGATCTCGCTCAGCGAGCCGGGCTCGGGATCGGATCTCGCCAGCGTCCGCCTCAAGGCGACGAAGGACGGCGACGACTACATCCTCAACGGCCAGAAGACGTGGTGCTCGGCGGCACACGTTGCGGAACACATGCTCGTGCTGGCGCGCACCTCGACGGGTGAGCGGAAGCACCAGGGTCTCACGCTGTTCATGGTCCCGAGGGACACCCCCGGCATCGAGATGCGCGAGATCGTCACGATGGAGCCGCGGACGGTCAACGACGTCTTCTACTCCGACGCACGTATCCCGGCGGCGAACATCGTCGGGCAGGTCGACGGTGCCTGGCGTCACCTGACCCGAGGACTTGCCGTCGAGCGGCTCATCATCGCCACCATGTCGACGGGCGCGGCGGTGCGAGCACTCGACGACGTGCTTGCCTACGTCAAGGAGCGAGAGCAGTTCGGTCGCTCGATCGGTTCGTTCCAGGCGGTGCAGCACCGTCTCGCAGAGCTCGCGACCGAAATCGCCTTCTGCAGGGCCTTCGTCTACGAGATCGCCGACAAGATCGATCACGGCCTCGAAGAGTCGATCAACGCTGAGGCGGCCATGGCCAAGCTCAAGTGCACCGAGGTGGCCAAGAAGGCCGTCCTCGAAGCGATGCAGCTCATGGGCGGTTACGGGTTCGCCCGCGAGTACGGCATGGAGGAACAGGTCCGGTTCAACCTCGCGCCCACGATCTACGGCGGCGCAAACGAGGTCCAGAAAGACATCATCGCCAAGTCCCTGGGCCTCTGA
- a CDS encoding ABC transporter ATP-binding protein: protein MSIFEGKGVSVRYGAVKALTDVDIALTPGRVHGVIGPNGAGKSTFIDGLSGRAKLTSGTVTFQGEDITKRNPRWRRRQGIARSFQRTSVFNSMTVQHQLEMVAKQTGEKDLSSIVDTLGLGPVMHRVCSEIAYGTQRSVDLALALVGDPKVILLDEPCAGLVEDESVRMLGHVKEIAREREVAALLVEHDVDGVFRTCDEVTVLNLGEVLASGDPAEVRAHPDVIRAYLGSAA, encoded by the coding sequence ATGAGCATCTTCGAAGGCAAGGGGGTGTCTGTCCGGTACGGGGCCGTCAAGGCCCTGACGGACGTCGACATCGCCCTCACCCCCGGCCGCGTCCATGGCGTGATCGGTCCCAACGGCGCCGGCAAGTCGACTTTCATCGACGGTCTGTCGGGGCGCGCCAAGCTCACCAGCGGCACCGTGACCTTCCAGGGGGAGGACATCACCAAGCGCAATCCTCGGTGGCGTCGCAGGCAGGGCATCGCCCGGTCGTTCCAGCGGACGAGTGTCTTCAACTCGATGACGGTCCAGCACCAGCTCGAGATGGTCGCCAAGCAGACGGGGGAGAAGGACCTCAGCTCGATCGTCGACACCCTGGGGCTGGGTCCGGTCATGCACCGCGTGTGCTCCGAGATCGCCTACGGCACCCAGCGATCGGTCGACCTCGCGCTGGCCCTCGTGGGGGACCCGAAGGTCATCCTGCTCGACGAGCCGTGTGCCGGCCTGGTCGAGGACGAATCAGTCCGGATGCTCGGGCACGTCAAGGAGATCGCCCGTGAGCGTGAGGTCGCAGCACTGCTCGTGGAGCACGACGTCGACGGAGTCTTCCGCACGTGTGACGAGGTCACCGTGCTCAACCTCGGTGAGGTCCTCGCATCTGGTGACCCGGCAGAGGTTCGTGCCCACCCAGACGTCATCCGGGCCTACCTCGGGAGTGCAGCATGA
- a CDS encoding ABC transporter ATP-binding protein, with the protein MSDSTPVLAFENVSASYEGARVLQDVSFEIHAGETVGLVGRNGAGKTTALMSVYGVPNVQGRILVNGKALGRAKYLPATHGVSLVPQGKRIFPNLTVEENLLLGRASRREGTWTLGRVYELLPNLAKGKDRHGTGLSGGEQQMLAIGRALLAEPTLLMLDEPTEGLAPVIIDQLTEAFLAIKETGTALLLVEQHIGMIQKVAERYLALQQGELVLSGPVEELATREVQEVIAL; encoded by the coding sequence ATGAGTGACTCGACCCCAGTCTTGGCCTTCGAGAATGTCAGCGCGTCGTACGAGGGTGCGCGTGTCCTGCAGGACGTGTCCTTCGAGATTCACGCAGGGGAGACAGTGGGCCTCGTCGGCCGGAACGGCGCGGGCAAGACGACTGCCTTGATGTCGGTCTATGGCGTCCCCAACGTGCAGGGCCGAATCCTCGTCAACGGAAAGGCGCTCGGGCGGGCCAAGTACCTGCCGGCTACTCACGGCGTCTCCCTCGTGCCGCAGGGCAAGCGGATCTTCCCCAACCTCACCGTCGAGGAGAACCTCCTGCTCGGACGGGCGTCCCGGCGTGAGGGCACCTGGACGCTGGGGAGGGTCTACGAGCTGCTCCCGAACTTGGCCAAGGGCAAGGACCGCCACGGCACCGGTCTGAGCGGCGGTGAGCAGCAGATGCTGGCCATCGGGCGCGCGCTCCTCGCCGAACCCACCCTGCTCATGCTTGACGAGCCGACCGAGGGGTTGGCCCCGGTCATCATCGACCAGCTGACCGAGGCGTTCCTCGCTATCAAAGAGACGGGGACTGCGTTGCTCCTCGTCGAGCAGCACATCGGCATGATCCAGAAGGTCGCAGAGCGCTACCTGGCGCTGCAGCAGGGTGAGCTGGTGCTCTCCGGCCCGGTCGAAGAGCTGGCCACCCGTGAGGTGCAGGAGGTCATTGCACTGTGA